One Ricinus communis isolate WT05 ecotype wild-type unplaced genomic scaffold, ASM1957865v1 Ctg34, whole genome shotgun sequence genomic window, TTGAAATAGATGGGATAAAATGGATTAATATTGGTGGATTTGCCCCATTATTAGAGATCGGCCCTGAACCCGATGGATCATTCCTTTTCTActgatatatgaaatatgGATTTCACTAGGTTGATTCTTAAGAAATCACGAATCAGACCATTTGTGTTTACTTCCAACAAAGGAAGCGCGGGCCTCTTCGATAGaagaactttttttttcttggtcCCAATTCAACACTAAACAAGTACGAACTAATTGAATACTTGTGTCAGAAATTCCTCGAATCGGTTTACCATTTCCAGAAAGAATATAATTGACAACTCGAAGTTTCAGATTATCCTTTCCTGCAATAAATCCCGGGGAAAAgtgtttctaaatttatacCGTTCGCCATCTCATATATGATTACTAGTCGAACCAAAACAAAATACTTTTTCCTGGTAGGTGCGATTCGTTGGATATAGATCCagtttttctgtttttttgaTTCCTTAGAATTTGTTTTTACCATTCCTGGTGGTATCAAGATACCACTGTGTCGGGATATTTTATCTGTCTCTCCCGGAAAATGGATATCTCCAGAAAAGATTTTAagctcaatttttttttttttctctccacTCGGACCAATCCGCCCACCCGACTTCTTGTATTTAAAGTGATTGGTGTATCTACCCAATGATACTATTGTTCCGTACCATTAGGGAAGAAGATTCGGGTAAAATATACACTTCTTCGGGAATGAAAAAAAGCGATCTACCTTCATTTGGTATTTTGGCTTAAATTCTTTGACTCCCCGATactcaatcaaatcttctTTTTTGACGATTGAATGCACCCCTATAGCCCCATATTTAGTAATTCCCGAACTCTTTCTTCGGTATTGGGGATCGTCaaaataagcaaaaacactATTTCTACGGAAAATACCATTTAGCGGTATTTCAATCGAGATAGCCGAGGAGCGGGTcattagttttttttcttgttcttgaatTGATTGGAATGGGATGATGAATTTATTTCTTCGCCTCTTTGCCAATAAATCAGAATTCTCGTAGAGAATCGCGGGATATATGAGATTACAATGACCAGTACATACGATTCGATTAAGTTCTGAATaataaggaatcctacttGGTTTTTTACCCGAAAAATCTGAACTAAAGAATTTGGGTTTAACTTGATCATTATTTACGGAATTTACGGAAGGACTAGaaatatatcttcttttgataGAAAGAGAATGAACGTTCATTTGATCTTGATCCTTATGGAGCGAAAAAGGAACTATACTGGATCTGCACGAATTTCCTGATAATATCCATAAATGACTTGTTTTTGGTAAGAGATGGACATTACTATATGTAAATTCAGGTGCATGGTATACATCAGTACTCCAGTGCATTTCCCCTTCTGAATCGGAATAAATATGTTTTCGAACCTTCTCTTTAAAATTCAAAGTGTATGTTCCCGCCCGAATTTCAGCAATCACTTGTTCTGATTCTACATATTGATTGTTTTGAACTAAAAGGAAACTCTTTGGTGGAATAGTAGCGTTATGTATAATATCGTGACTTTCAATAGTTACATACAAGTCTATATAACATAGAAAAGCAGGATGCCCATGACGTGTACGTATGGGATGAACCAAATCCtcgttaaattttatttttccattagAGGGGGCTCGTACATGTTCTGCAGTACCCCCTGTGAATACTCCGCCGGTATGAAATGTTCTTAATGTTAGTTGAGTACCCGGCTCTCCAATGGATTGACCTGCAATAATACCTACGGCTTCCCCCAATTCCACTAGATCGCCATGAGTAGGACTCCGGCCATAACATAATCGACAGATCCAAGACGTACTCCTACAAGTAAAGGGAGTTCGAATAGATATTGTTTGTGTTCGAAAGGTTATGAATCGATTGGCAAGTCTAATCCCAATATCTTGATTTCGAATGGCAATGCATCGTAGACCCATATATATATTGTCTGCTAATACACGACCAATTAATgtttgaataaaaattctttCCGACATCATCCCATTTTGAGGACTCACAGAAATCCCTCGGGTGGTGCCACAATCTGTTCTACGTACAACAATGTGTTGAACTACTTCAACAAGTCTACGCGTAAGATATCCAGCATCTGATGTTCGTACAGCGGTATCGACAACCCCTTTGCGGGCTCCGTAGCAAGAAATGATATATTCTGTTAAAGATAGTCCTTCGCGTAAATTGTTTTGAATAGGTAAATCGATCATTTGTCCTTGTGGATCCGACATTAATCCTCTCATACCTACTAATTGGTGTACTTGAGATACATTTCCCCTAGCTCCCGAAAAAGACATTATATGGACTGGATTAAAGGGTTCCGTCATCCTAAAATTAAGATTCATTTCTTGTCGCAAATATTCACTTGTAGCATACCATATCTCAATAGATTGGCGTAATTTTTCTACCGCGTGTACATTTCCATAATGATAGTGTTTTTCCAAAATCAAACTTTGTTGTTCAGCATCTTGAACTAGCCATCCCTTAGAAGGTATTGTTAAAAGATCATCAATTCCTAATGAAATGGATGTAGCAGTGGCTTGCTGGAAACCCAGAGTCTTTACTTGATCCAGGATGTGTGATGTATATGCCATTCCAAAATGATCTATTAATCTGCTAATAAGTCGTTTAATGGCAGTTCCATCTATCACTTTATTGTGAAGACTAGATTGGCCCGTTTGGCCATAAGTACCTCCATATTCCGCTGAGTAGAGTTCGACAATGGATTTGAGCCAATGATTGGAAACTTCCTTTCTCGATCTTGATTTGCATAGAAATGAAATTCAGGAACTAGGGTCCTAGCTGAACCGAAGAGATCGGAATTCATGCCAGTGTCATAGAATTACTTAGCTTAGATCCCTATGATTAGATACCATCTGAGCCGGCTTGGCAAAACCCTTGTATAGCTTCTTCGATTTCTCGATAAAGAGAAATATGACCAACAGTAGTTCGAATGTATAtacaaagaatttctttttttatatttcttactATTAGATAGTGTTCATAAATCTC contains:
- the LOC125368993 gene encoding LOW QUALITY PROTEIN: DNA-directed RNA polymerase subunit beta''-like (The sequence of the model RefSeq protein was modified relative to this genomic sequence to represent the inferred CDS: inserted 13 bases in 10 codons; deleted 1 base in 1 codon; substituted 1 base at 1 genomic stop codon); this encodes MEVLMAKRANLVXHNKVIDGTAIKRLISRLIDHFGMAYTSHILDQVKTLGFQQATATSISLGIDDLLTIPSKGWLVQDAEQQSLILEKHYHYGNVHAVEKLRQSIEIWYATSEYLRQEMNLNFRMTEPFNPVHIMSFSGARGNVSQVHQLVGMRGLMSDPQGQMIDLPIQNNLREGLSLTEYIISCYGARKGVVDTAVRTSDAGYLTRRLVEVVQHIVVRRTDCGTTRGISVSPQNGMMSERIFIQTLIGRVLADNIYMGLRCIAIRNQDIGIRLANRFITFRTQTISIRTPFTCRSTSWICRLCYGRSPTHGDLVELGEAVGIIAGQSIGEPGTQLTLRTFHTGGVFTGGTAEHVRAPSNGKIKFNEDLVHPIRTRHGHPAFLCYIDLYVTIESHDIIHNATIPPKSFLLVQNNQYVESEQVIAEIRAGTYTLNFKEKVRKHIYSDSEGEMHWSTDVYHAPEFTYSNVHLLPKTSHLWILSGNSCRSSIVPFSLHKDQDQMNVHSLSIKRRYISSPSVNSVNNDQVKPKFFSSDFSGKKPSRIPYYSELNRIVCTGHCNLIYPAILYENSDLLAKRRRNKFIIPFQSIQEQEKKLMTRSSAISIEIPLNGIFRRNSVFAYFDDPQYRRKSSGITKYGAIGVHSIVKKEDLIEYRGVKEFKPKYQMKVDXLFFIPEEVYILPESSSLMVRNNSIIGXDTPITLNTRSRVGGLVRVERKXKKIELKIFSGDIHFPGETDKISRHSGILIPPGMVKTNSKESKKQKNWIYIQRIAPTRKKYFVLVRLVIIYEMANGINLETLFPXGFIAGKDNLKLRVVNYILSGNGKPIRGISDTSIQLVRTCLVLNWDQEKKSSSIEEARASFVEVNTNGLIRDFLRINLVKSIFHISVXKRNDPSGSGPISNNGANXTNINPFYPIYFKTRIQQSLKQNQGTISTLLNRNKECQSLIILSSSNCFRMDPFNDVKHHNVIKESIKRDPIIPIRNSLGPLGTALQIANLYLFYHLNLITHNRISVAKYLKLDNLKQTFRVLKYYLMDENGRVINPDPCSNSVLNPFNLNWYFLHHNYHHNYCHNYCEESFTIISLEQXICENVCMAKNGPHLKSGQVIIIHIGSVVIRSAKPYLATPGATVHGHYGEILYEGDTLVTFIYXKSRSGDITQGLPKVEQVLEVRSIDSISINLEKRVGGWNECIPRILGIPWGFLIGTELTIVQSRISLVNKIQRVYRSQGVQIHNRHIEIIVRQITSKVLVSEXRNVXCFSPGELIGLLRAERTGRALEEAICYRAILLGITRASLNTQSFISEASFQETARVLAKAALRGRIDWLKGLKENVVLGGMIPVGTGFKGLVQGSRQYKNIPLKTKKNNLFGGEFRDRDILFHHRELFYSCISKNFYDTSEQSFIGFNDS